The window CACGCGAACATCGGCAGGTCGTTGGGCATGTCACCGAAGACCAGCACGTCCGACGGGTCGACACCGACGGACTCGGCGACCACCGACAGGCCGGTGCCCTTGTCGACGTCGGCCGGGCAGATCTCCACATAGTCGAGGCCGGCCTGGGTGACCGTGGCCAGGTCGGACGGCACCACCCGGTGGGCGAGGGCGAGCAACTCGTCGACGTCGAGCTGGAACGACCTGGCGAACGCCTTGATCACCTCGCCGGTCAGGCACTCGGCGCGGGTCCTGGACTCGACGGTGACCGGATAGCGCCAGGTCGGGTCGTAGTCACCCCAGAGCGGGGCGTCGTCATGCTCCAGCGCCTCGAACATGACCGAGAGTGGACCGGCCACCGACTCGAGGGCGCCGAGCGCCTCACCGAGCGCACGGCCGGGCAGGCGGGCCTGCCGCAGGTAGGTCGAGTCGGCCAGATCGAGCACCCAGCCGCCCTGCGCCAGCACCAGGAAGTCGGCGACGCGGATGTCGTTGCGGGTGAGCGAGGTGAGGCGGGGGCCGCGGCCGGTGGCGGCGACGATCCGGATACCGGCGGCGCGGACTCGGTCGAGAACCTCATGGGTGTACGCCGAGACCGTGTCGTCACTGCGAACGAGTGTGCCGTCCAGATCTGTGGCGATCAGCTTGGGGAGCCCGGGCTTCATCGAAACCTCCGTGGGTCGGCTGACCCCCGCGGAGGGCGGAAGGAGAACGGTACACCCGATCGGCTACCAGCATCTATGACATCTGGTAGCCGACCGGTTGCCTGTTGATTAAGCCGGTTCGAGGACGTCGCGCCCGCCGAGGAACGGCTGGAGTGCCTTGGGCACCCGCACCGAACCGTCCGGCTGCTGGTGGTTCTCCAGGATCGGGATCAGCCATCGGGTGGTCGCGAGCGTGCCGTTGAGGGTCGCGGCGGTCTGCGGCTTGCCGTCGGCGTCCCGGTAGCGGATGTTGAGCCGCCGGGCCTGGAAGGTGGTGCAGTTCGACGTCGAGGTGACCTCGCGGTAGCGGCCCTGCGACGGCACCCACGCCTCGCAGTCGAACTTGCGGACCGCGCTCGAACCGAGGTCACCGGCGGCCACGTCGATCACCCGGTACGGGATCTCGACCTTGGCCAGCATCTCCTCCTCCATGGCGAGCAGACGCAGGTGCTCCTCGGCGGCGTCCTCGGGACGGCAGAACGAGAACATCTCCACCTTGTCGAACTGGTGGACCCGCAGGATGCCGCGCACGTCCTTGCCGTGCGAGCCGGCCTCCCGGCGGTAGCACGACGACCAGCCGGCGAACCGCGACGGCCCGTTGCTCAGGTCGATGATCTCGTTCGAGTGGTAGGCGGCCAGCGCCACCTCCGACGTGCCGACCAGGTAGAGGTCGTCGGCTTCGAGCCGGTAGATCTCGCCGGCGTGGGCGCCGAGGAAGCCGGTGCCCTCCATCGACTCCGGCCGGACCAGCGTCGGCGTGATCGACGGTGTGAAGCCGTGCTCGACCGCCTGCTGGATGGCCAGCTGCAGCATGCCGAGCTGGAGCAGCGCGCCCACCCCGGTGAGGAAGTAGAACCGCGACCCGGACACCTTCGCGCCACGCTCGGTGTCGATCGCGCGCAGCGCCTCGCCGATCTCCAGGTGATCCTTCGGCGCCGCGATCTGCGGTTTCTCACCGACCTCACGCAGCACGACGAAGTCGTCCTCGCCTCCGGGCGGCGCCCCCTCGACCACGTTCGACACGGCCAGGTGCGCCTTCTTCAGCGCCTGCTCCGCCTCGCTCGCGGCGGCCTCGGCCGCCTTCACTTCAACGGCGAGGTCTTTGGTACGGGCCAGCAGCGCCGCCCGCTCGTCCCCGGATGCCTTGGCGACCTCTTTGCCGATGGACTTCTGCTCGGCCCGAACCGTCTCGAACCGCTGGGTGCTCGCCCGGCGCTCCTCGTCGGCACGCAGCAGAGCATCCACGAGCTCGGTGGACTCACCGCGCAGCCGCTGGCTGGCGCGGATCAGGTCGGGGTCTTCGCGAAGCAGACGCAGGTCAATCACGGTTGTCGAGCCTACCGGCGACCGGGTCCGATCAGCACACGGATATCCCCCGGTGTCACGATCGGTGCGGTTGATCCAGCTCGCCGGGGAGGGACGCGAACGGCGCGGTCGGCGTGATGGTCATGTCCAGCGCGTCGTCGACCTCGGTGACCTGCGCTTCAGGCTCGTCCCTGGGCGCGGCGGTGCGGGCCGGCATCCAGAGCGCCGCCAGCGCGAGACCGACGGCGGCCAGCGCACACCACAGGCCGCGCCCGTGCGCGTTGCGCATCGAGTCCGCCTGGGTGACGTTGAACGCCATCAGATACTTGGGCATCAGCGCGCTCGCCTCGTTGAGGTGCTGCACCAGCGCCAGCAGCAGCGCCAGCAGGACACCGCCGACGGCGAGACCGGCCACCTTCGCATACGCCCGGCCGGGTCGCGGCCCGAACAGGGTGAGCACCACCGCGGTCACCAGCAGCAGGAGCCCGACCAGATAGCCGGCGCCCAGCCCGCCGAGATCGAGGAGGTTGGCGAACAGCACCCGTTCCTCGGGGAGCGGCTCACCGTCGATCCCCACATCCCGGATGGTGGTGCTCTGCCACTCGGAGATCAGCGATCCGAAGGCCGCGACCGCGCCGAGCCCGGCGACCAGCCCGGGTAGCCGTCTGTCCCGCCCCAGGTCGCGAAAGATCGTCCGCCGGGGCTTCTCGCTGCCGCCGAAGGTGATCACGGACTCCTCCATGCCGTCCATGATGACCCCTGGCCCGGTCTGCGGACCAACGGGCGGCATATCGGATAGCGTTCTGCCCATGCCTATTCGTTCTTCTTCAGCCCGCTGGGAAGGGAACCTCACCGAGGGTTCCGGCACCGTCAAGACCGGCAAGGGCGGCCTGCAGGGCGCCTACTCCTTCAAGTCGCGTTTCGAGGAGGGCGAGGGGACCAACCCCGAGGAACTGATCGCCGCCGCGCACGCCGGCTGCTACTCGATGGCCTTCTCCAAGGGGCTCGCCGACGCCGGCTTCACGCCGACCTCGGTGGAGACCGTGGCCAAGGTCCACCTGGACAAGACCGACGCCGGTTTCGGCGTCTCCCGTATCGACCTGGAGACGGTCGGTGATGTCCCCGGTATCGACGACGCGAAGTTCCAGGAGCTCGCCGAGTCGGCCAAGGAGAACTGCCCGATCTCGCGGCTGCTGAAGCCGGGCGCCGAGATCAGCCTGGTCGCCAAGCTCGCCTGAGTCGTCCCCGGCGCGGCTGAGTCCTCCCCGGCGCGGCCGGGAGCGGCCGCGCCGGGAACCCGGGCACAATGAGTGTGTGCCGGTCGATATGAGTCCTGAACGCTTCGAGGAGTTGGTGGGCGAGGCGCTCGACGAGGTGCCCGTCGAGCTGATGTCGCTCATGAACAACGTGGTCTTCCTGGTCGAGGATCTGCCGCCGGGTGGTGGCGACGATCTTCTGGGGTTGTATGAGGGGACCGCGCTGACCGAGCGAGGGTGGGACTACGCCGGCGCGCTGCCCGATCGGATCACCATCTTCCGGCTGCCCACGCTGAAGATCTGCGACTCCGAGGAGGACGTGGTCGACGAGGTGGCGGTGACCGTGGTGCACGAGATCGCCCACCATTTCGGCATCGACGACCAGCGCCTGCACGACCTCGGCTGGGGCTGAGATCGCCGGTTCGCCCTTGTCGGCCGGACCTACCCTCGGGTCATGCGTAGCGAACTCTTCTCGGCCGAGAACCTGGAGAAAGAGCACAGCCAGCCGGGCCTCCGGCTGCAGAACTCGAAGCTCCTCAAGGCCGAACTGAACGGTGAGTTCCTGGCCCGGACCGGGTCGATGGTGGCCTACCAGGGTCAGGTGACGTTCGAGGCGCTCGGCTCCGGTGGCCTCGGCAGGTTCCTCAAGCAGAAGCTGACCGGCGAGGGTGTCCCGCTGATGCGGATCCGCGGCAACGGCGACGTCTTCCTCGCCGAGAACGCGGCCGACATCCACCTGATCGACCTGGAGCCCGGCGACGCCCTCTCCATCAACGGGGCGAACGTGCTGGCCTTCGACTCGACGCTGAACTACGACATCAAGATGGTCAGCGGGGCCGGCATGTTCTCCAGCGCCGGCCTGTTCAACTGCGTGTTCAGCGGGCACGGCCGGATCGCGGTGACCACCCGGGGTACGCCCGTGGTGCTCAACGTCGACCAGCCCACGTACGTCGACCCGCAGGCGGCCATCGCGTGGTCGGCGAGCCTGCAGACCGGTTTCCACAAGGCCGAGCAGTTCGGTCTCGGCACCCTGCTGGGCCGGACCACGGGTGAGCGGTTCACAATGAGTTTCGCCGGTCAGGGTTTCGTCATCGTCCAGCCGTCCGAGGAACCTCCCGGCGGTCTGGCCGGTGTCGCCGAGAAGAAATCCGGCGGCGGCAGCAGCATCCTCGGTGACCTTTTCGACGATTAGCGTCAGACGCCGTTGCGGAGTTGCTCCAGCCAGGCCGCGGAGTCGGTGAAGTCGCCGTCGGACAGGCCCGGCGGGGCGGCCACCGGCGGCTCCGGCTGCAGGCGGTGCTTGGGGTAGCTGCCGAGGAACCGGACCTCGGCGCAGATGCGCCGGAGACCCTGCAGGGCCTCACCGAGGCGGGGCTCGGCGACGTGGCCGGTGCAGTCGAGGAAGAAGAAATACGTCCCCAGTTGCTCCCCGGTCGGCCGCGACTCGATCCGGGACAGGTTGACCCCGCGCACGGCCAGCTCGGTGAGCACCGCGAGGAGCGCGCCGACCTGGTCGTGCCGGATCGACACGGCCAGCGAGGTGACGTCGTCGCCGGTCGGTGCGGCGGGCGCACCGGGCCGAGTGAGCAGGGCGAAGCGGGTGACCGCCTCGGCCCGGTCGGCGACCTTCTCGGCGAGCACCGTCAGGTTGTTGCGACCCACTCCGATCGGGGCGCACAGGGCGGCATCATGTTCGCCTGCGGCGGCGTGGAGCGCGGCGGCCGCGTTGGAGAGCACGTCGACGACCACCGCGTCGGGCACGTTGGCCTGAAGCCAGTGCCGGCACTGGGCGGAGGCCTGCGGGTGCGCGGCGATCGAGCGGATCTCGGCGAGCGGGGTGAGCACACGGGCGGCGAGCACGAACTCGACGGGTAGCAGCACCTCCCGCGTGATCATCAGCGGGCTGCCGGTGATCAGCTCGTCGAGGGTGACCGGGACGGCACCACCCACCGAGTTCTCCAGCGGGACGAGCGCGGCGTCGGCCGCACCGGTACGCACCGCCTCCAGAGCCTCGGGCACACTCCGCGCCGGAGTCCGGATCCCGCGCTCGGCGGCCGGGATGGTGCGCAGGGCCGCCTCGGTGAAGGTGCCCTCGGGGCCGAGGTAGGCGAAGTGGCCGGGGTAGGCGGGGCTGGTGGGCGGCGTACCGGGCATCCTCGAAAGTCTAGTCGTCAGGAACCGCAGGCCATCGCGCGGATTCCGGCCGGTGCTCGTTTCTTGACCGTCGGGTTGCAGACGTCGGTGCCGACGGTGACCAGTTCCAGCGTGGTCCCGGCGCCGGTGGTGATCACGGACAGCGGCTCGGCCCCGGTCATCCCGATCGTGGTGAAGCTCCAGCCACCCGCGCAGTACGGCCCGTCGAGCACGCTCACGTTCTCGTCCGGGACGGCCGGGCTGGTCTTGGCCAGGGTGACTATCTGCGCACCGGTCGGCTCGCCCGTGCACCGCGGCGCATAGGACGGCGTCGGTCCGGTCGGGGTGGTCGGCAGCGTGGTGGTCGGCCGACCGGTCGTGGGCGTCGGATAGGTGTATGTCGGATACGTGTACGTCGGAGTGGCCACCGGTGGTGCCGAGTAGATCGGCGGCGGCGGCAGGCCACCGGCCGGAGCGCTGCCCGCGGGCACACTGCCCCCGGCGCGCGGCAGCGGCGGAGAGGTCGGCAGGGGCTCGGGTGGAGCGCCGCAGGCACTCAGTAGCAGCAGGCCGGCGGCCAGCAGAGGGAGGTGTGTGCGGGGGGACACGGCCTCATGGTAGGAGCTCGATCGTCAGCTGGCGATCCGATGCCCGGCCGCGGTGAGCGTGTTGACCGCCTCGGTGAGCCGAACGGCGGGCACGAGCAGGTAATCCGTGTCATACGTCGAGAAGGTCACGATGTTGACGCGGGCCTCGGCGAGGGGCCCGACCAGGGAGGCGAGCACCCCGGTCATGGCCAGGTTGAGGTCGGCCACACGCAGACATCGCCACGCGGTGTCGGCCTCCGCGTCGGCCGGCACCCGGTCGTTGGGGCAGATGACCGAGAGCTCGTCGACACCCCAGGTCACCGAGATGACGCTCTTGTCGTCCGGACCTGAGGTCAGCGTGGCGGGCAGGGTCGAGCCGGCCGGAAGCCGACACACCGCGTATTCACCCGGTAACAGGTCTAGATCGAGCATGTTCGCAGACTACGTTGCGGATCTGTAACGTCCAACGGTTGCCGCGTGCGGTAAACGACACACCTTAGCGAACAAAAGGGACGTCAGTACCGTACCGGGGACAGGAAGGTCAGAGTGCCGCCCACTCGGCCACCGGCCACCAGTGGCGTCGAGATCGCGTCGAGAGTCAGCGGAGCCTCGCCGTCACCGGGGACCACCCGGATCAGGCCACGCGCCAGCCGCTCACTGCGGAGCGCCAGCAGCGGCGGGATGTTCTCCGCCTCCGGCTCCTCCAGGCGACCACCGCCCGCGGTGAAGTCGATGAGGCGCAGCGCGGTGTTGAGGCGCCGGCCGACCGCGTCGGCGGGTTTACCCAGCCCGAGCAGCTCGCTGCCGGACGGGGACACCGCGACTATCGAGCCCTCGACGTCGATCACCAGGCAGGGTTCGTCGGCCGCCGCGACCGTCATCGTCCAGCGCTCGACGCTGGTGATGAACTCGGCCTCCGACGGTGTCCGGGCCTGAGGGACGAACGCTCCCGAGAGGGAGAGCTCAACATGCGCCACCGGCTCCTCCTCGCTCCTCTTCACATCGCAGGGCCGGCGCAGAACGCCGGCCCTGCGATGGCGTCGCAAGGAACGTTACCGGCGGCTCAGCCGCTTGTCAGCGGCCGTCTGTCCGTTGCTGTACGAAGAGTAGTTCGACCACGTGCCCGGGTGGTGGGCGACGGCGGACAGCTTGTTCGCCGTGGCCGGGGAGATCTTCGCGCCACCGGCGATGAGCAGGCGGTCGAGCTCCTTGTCGGTGGAGACGAGACAGTCCTTGGGTAGCCCGTGCACGCTGATCACGCCGTTGCCCACGAAGGTGAGGACGGCGGTCACCGGTACGTTGAGCCCGACGACGGAGGTGAGCGCCTTGGCGGCGCGGCGGGCGTCCTTGCGGGCCTCCACCACGTACTCCGGGCGCTTTCCGTTGATCTGGACCACGTCACCGGCGATCAGGACGCGGGAGCGACCGTGATCGACCACCGTCACGGCGTAGACGCCGCCGGGGCCGATCGCGAGGAATCCGGCCCGTTCGTCGGCCGGGTTGGGCTCGTAGTAGGCCTGCGAGACATCGGTCCGCGGCCAGTCCACGATGTGCCAGTTCGGTCCGAGGCGGTCGAGCCTGGTGAGTGCGCGTGCTCCGGCGGCCTCGAGGCGGCGGACACCACGCTCGGCGCGACGACGGCGCGCCCACTCGGTGGGTGTGATGATGCGCGGCGGCTCGTCCACGAGAGAGGACGGATGCCTTCGGTCCACGGCTGTGGACGTTTGTGACGGCATGGGCAGCGCGGGGCGGGCGGGGAAGACAGTCACTGCGACCTCCGGCAAAAGGTCAGTTGGGCTCTCTTTTCCAACTACCGTACGTGCTCGCGTCCCTACGGAACAGGGCGGTGGGTGGGAAAGAAAGGGGAGTGAGTATGGATGAATGCCGCATTCACGACAACATCTTCTTTCGGATGGTGCATGTGCACCTTCCCAAGCTATCGCCCGCCCCCTGCCGATGCATGGCCGTCCCAAGATCTAGTCACAACGTCACGACCCGATAGCGCTCGGTACCGACTAACGTCGGCCATGTGTACGTCGACAGTGAAGTCAGCCGCCTCCGTACCGTACTGCTGCATCGTCCGTCAGCGGAACTCGCACGGCTCACACCCAGGAACAACGACTCGCTCCTCTTCGATGGGATCCCGTGGGTCAGCCGCGCGCAGGAGGAGCACGACGCCTTCGCCGAGGCCCTGCGCAGCCGCGGAGTCGAGGTGCTCTACCTCGGTGAACTGCTCGCCGAGACACTCACCGTGCCGGAGGCGCGGGCCGAGCTGACCGCCGGTGTGCTGTCCGCCCGCCGGTTGGGCGACTCGCTGCGGGCCGGCGTGGCCGGCTACCTGGCCGATCAGGACCCGGATCGGCTGGGCGAGATCCTTATCGCCGGACTGGCCCACGAGGAGATCAAGCCGGGGGGTGGCGGCCTCGTCTACGAGATGATGGACCGGCACGACTTCGTCATCGATCCGCTGCCCAACCTGCTGTTCACCAGGGACTCGTCGGTCTGGGTGCGTGATCGGGTAGCGGTCACCAGTCTCGCCATGCGGGCCCGCCGGCGGGAGACCACGCTCACCCACGCCATCTACCGGCACCATCCCCGGTTCGTCGGCGCCGAGCTGCTCTTCGATCCGACCCTGGAACACGTCGAGGGCGGGGACGTACTGGTCCTGGCTCCGGAGGTGCTGGCCATCGGGGTCGGCGAGCGGACCACTCCGGCCGGCGCCGAACGGCTCGCCCAGCGGGTCATCGCGGCCGGCCTGGCGCACACCGTGCTGGCCGTGCCGATCGCTCAGGAACGCGCCACCATGCACCTGGACACCGTCTGCACCATGGTGGACGTCGACGCCGTGGTGATGTACCCGAATCTGGCCGACAGTCTCCAGGCGTGGACGGTCACCGGAGTGGGCGACGAGCTACGGGTCCGCCCGCCCCGGCCGTTCCTCGAGGCGGCGGCCGAGGCGATGGGCATCGACCGGCTGCGGGTCATCGACACCGGCCTCGACCCGGTCACCGCCGAACGCGAACAGTGGGACGACGGCAACAACACGCTCGCCATCGCGCCCCGGCTCTGCGTCGCCTACGAACGCAACGTCGAGACCAACGCCCAGCTCGAACGAGCCGGCATCGAGGTGGTCCGGATCAGCGGCTCCGAGTTGGGCTCGGGTCGCGGCGGCCCACGCTGCATGAGCTGCCCCATCCAGCGCGATCCACTGCACTGAAGATCAAGATCGATTTCGCGTGGGTACGGCCGGAGCACCGACCGTACCCACGAAAAAGGTCAACGCAACGTCAGCTGGCGGCCGATCAGGCCCTGCTTGGCACGCCGGGCGGCCGCGTCCAGCGGCTCGTCGACGGCCAGGACGTCGGTGTAGCGCTTGGCGAAGTCGGCCAGCGCCGCCTCGAACTCGGCGCCCTCCGGCTCACCGGGCACGTCCCACACCGGCACGAGCAGACCGTGCGCCCGGAACATGCCGGCGAACTTGGTGTCCTCACCGAGCAGCAGGTCACCCGAGGCGGACAGGCGGGACAGCGCGTCCAGCGCCCGGTCCTCCGGCTCGCCGAGCACCCAGCGGACGTGGCTCTTGTCCGGGGCGACCCGGCACCAGTACGCCGCCTTGGCCGCGGCCAGCCGCACGGTCGGGTAGATCGAGGCGTTGGCCCGCTCCAGCGACGCCTTCACGGTGGCGTCCTGCATCTGCTCCGGGTCCAGCCAGTACTCGAAACCGTCGTGCATGGTGATCTCGAGCGGGTGGTCGACCAGGATGTCCTGCAGGCGCAGGCCCTCACCCGGCAGGGCGGGCACCGACACGGTGTTGCCGGGCTCGGTCCGCAGCGCGTTCAGGATCGCCACGGCCAGGTCACGCGACACGTCACCGGACTGGACGTGCCGCTGCAGGCCGATGAAGACGTTCCCGTCGCGGCGGGACATGGCCGGCCACGCCATCGGCAGCACCGTCGACAGGGTCACCGGACGGTCCCCGTACTCCTCGACGATCTCCGGCTTGAGGGTCAGCGGCGCCGACGCGGCCGGGACCAGCTCGCGCAGAGCGATCCACTCCGTCTCGTCGGCCAGGCCCTCGAACGGGCGGGCGACGAAGATGTCGCGCACCTTCGTCTTCGGTGCGGTTTCGCGGGACTTGCGACGCTTGCTCACGGGGAACCAGGGTAAGCGTTCGGTCCCGCGATCCGGTGACATGGGCCACCTGAAATCGCTCGGCCGTGGTTCACGCGCGAGGCAGACGCACCTCGGCGACCGTGCCGCCGCCCTCCCGCGGGCGCAGTGACACCCATCCGTTCTGCCGCTCCACCAGCCGCCTGACCAGATAGAGGCCGAGCCCGGCGCCGGCTCGATGGTGCCCCGAGTCGGCCTGCCAGTAGCGGTCGAAGGCGTGCTCCACGTGCTCGGGGGCGATGCCGGCGCCCCGGTCGGCGACCCGGAACCGGAGCGTGTCATCGTCGCTGCCGGCGCACACCTCGACCGTGGTGTCCGGATCCGAATACTTCTCGGCGTTGGTGGTCAGCTCGGTGAGGATGGTGGCGATCGAGTCGCGCGACCCGTACGCCTTCGGTAGG of the Actinoplanes sichuanensis genome contains:
- a CDS encoding DUF5926 family protein, which encodes MSPDRGTERLPWFPVSKRRKSRETAPKTKVRDIFVARPFEGLADETEWIALRELVPAASAPLTLKPEIVEEYGDRPVTLSTVLPMAWPAMSRRDGNVFIGLQRHVQSGDVSRDLAVAILNALRTEPGNTVSVPALPGEGLRLQDILVDHPLEITMHDGFEYWLDPEQMQDATVKASLERANASIYPTVRLAAAKAAYWCRVAPDKSHVRWVLGEPEDRALDALSRLSASGDLLLGEDTKFAGMFRAHGLLVPVWDVPGEPEGAEFEAALADFAKRYTDVLAVDEPLDAAARRAKQGLIGRQLTLR
- the serS gene encoding serine--tRNA ligase, with amino-acid sequence MIDLRLLREDPDLIRASQRLRGESTELVDALLRADEERRASTQRFETVRAEQKSIGKEVAKASGDERAALLARTKDLAVEVKAAEAAASEAEQALKKAHLAVSNVVEGAPPGGEDDFVVLREVGEKPQIAAPKDHLEIGEALRAIDTERGAKVSGSRFYFLTGVGALLQLGMLQLAIQQAVEHGFTPSITPTLVRPESMEGTGFLGAHAGEIYRLEADDLYLVGTSEVALAAYHSNEIIDLSNGPSRFAGWSSCYRREAGSHGKDVRGILRVHQFDKVEMFSFCRPEDAAEEHLRLLAMEEEMLAKVEIPYRVIDVAAGDLGSSAVRKFDCEAWVPSQGRYREVTSTSNCTTFQARRLNIRYRDADGKPQTAATLNGTLATTRWLIPILENHQQPDGSVRVPKALQPFLGGRDVLEPA
- a CDS encoding transcriptional regulator — protein: MAHVELSLSGAFVPQARTPSEAEFITSVERWTMTVAAADEPCLVIDVEGSIVAVSPSGSELLGLGKPADAVGRRLNTALRLIDFTAGGGRLEEPEAENIPPLLALRSERLARGLIRVVPGDGEAPLTLDAISTPLVAGGRVGGTLTFLSPVRY
- a CDS encoding metallopeptidase family protein, with translation MSPERFEELVGEALDEVPVELMSLMNNVVFLVEDLPPGGGDDLLGLYEGTALTERGWDYAGALPDRITIFRLPTLKICDSEEDVVDEVAVTVVHEIAHHFGIDDQRLHDLGWG
- a CDS encoding HAD family hydrolase, which translates into the protein MKPGLPKLIATDLDGTLVRSDDTVSAYTHEVLDRVRAAGIRIVAATGRGPRLTSLTRNDIRVADFLVLAQGGWVLDLADSTYLRQARLPGRALGEALGALESVAGPLSVMFEALEHDDAPLWGDYDPTWRYPVTVESRTRAECLTGEVIKAFARSFQLDVDELLALAHRVVPSDLATVTQAGLDYVEICPADVDKGTGLSVVAESVGVDPSDVLVFGDMPNDLPMFAWAGWGRVAVANAHPTLLAAADDVTLANDQDGVAVYLDRLLSR
- a CDS encoding arginine deiminase; protein product: MYVDSEVSRLRTVLLHRPSAELARLTPRNNDSLLFDGIPWVSRAQEEHDAFAEALRSRGVEVLYLGELLAETLTVPEARAELTAGVLSARRLGDSLRAGVAGYLADQDPDRLGEILIAGLAHEEIKPGGGGLVYEMMDRHDFVIDPLPNLLFTRDSSVWVRDRVAVTSLAMRARRRETTLTHAIYRHHPRFVGAELLFDPTLEHVEGGDVLVLAPEVLAIGVGERTTPAGAERLAQRVIAAGLAHTVLAVPIAQERATMHLDTVCTMVDVDAVVMYPNLADSLQAWTVTGVGDELRVRPPRPFLEAAAEAMGIDRLRVIDTGLDPVTAEREQWDDGNNTLAIAPRLCVAYERNVETNAQLERAGIEVVRISGSELGSGRGGPRCMSCPIQRDPLH
- the pheA gene encoding prephenate dehydratase translates to MPGTPPTSPAYPGHFAYLGPEGTFTEAALRTIPAAERGIRTPARSVPEALEAVRTGAADAALVPLENSVGGAVPVTLDELITGSPLMITREVLLPVEFVLAARVLTPLAEIRSIAAHPQASAQCRHWLQANVPDAVVVDVLSNAAAALHAAAGEHDAALCAPIGVGRNNLTVLAEKVADRAEAVTRFALLTRPGAPAAPTGDDVTSLAVSIRHDQVGALLAVLTELAVRGVNLSRIESRPTGEQLGTYFFFLDCTGHVAEPRLGEALQGLRRICAEVRFLGSYPKHRLQPEPPVAAPPGLSDGDFTDSAAWLEQLRNGV
- a CDS encoding ACT domain-containing protein: MLDLDLLPGEYAVCRLPAGSTLPATLTSGPDDKSVISVTWGVDELSVICPNDRVPADAEADTAWRCLRVADLNLAMTGVLASLVGPLAEARVNIVTFSTYDTDYLLVPAVRLTEAVNTLTAAGHRIAS
- a CDS encoding OsmC family protein; protein product: MPIRSSSARWEGNLTEGSGTVKTGKGGLQGAYSFKSRFEEGEGTNPEELIAAAHAGCYSMAFSKGLADAGFTPTSVETVAKVHLDKTDAGFGVSRIDLETVGDVPGIDDAKFQELAESAKENCPISRLLKPGAEISLVAKLA
- a CDS encoding AIM24 family protein — encoded protein: MRSELFSAENLEKEHSQPGLRLQNSKLLKAELNGEFLARTGSMVAYQGQVTFEALGSGGLGRFLKQKLTGEGVPLMRIRGNGDVFLAENAADIHLIDLEPGDALSINGANVLAFDSTLNYDIKMVSGAGMFSSAGLFNCVFSGHGRIAVTTRGTPVVLNVDQPTYVDPQAAIAWSASLQTGFHKAEQFGLGTLLGRTTGERFTMSFAGQGFVIVQPSEEPPGGLAGVAEKKSGGGSSILGDLFDD